CGGCAGGCAGGGTCGATCGTCCTCATCACCGGGAGCGGCGGTGCCTTCGGCGAGATCCTGCGTGCTTCAGGGTTGGGTGACTGGGTGGGACAAACCATGGCCCAATGGCATCTGGGTCTCCTGGGGCCTTTCTTGATCGCGGCGGTTCTCAAGACAGCCCAGGGCTCTTCCACGGTGTCTCTGATTACGACGGCCGCCCTCACCAGTCCGATGCTCGCAGGCATGGGCTACGCTACACCGCTGGGCAGGACTCTGGTTGCACTGGCCATTGGCGCCGGGTCGATGGCTGTGTCGCACGTTAACGACAGCTACTTTTGGGTGGTCGCGCAGTTTTCGGGGATGGACACGACCACTGCTCTTCGGGCCCACACGGTCGCCACGCTGATCCAAGGTCTCACGGGGTTTGTGTGCGTGGTTTTGCTGTCCGCGATTCTTCTCTGAACCGGTGCAGCCGGAGGGGAACCCGAGGAAGCCGCAGCGGGTCTCCGTACTTCTGCGAGGCGGGAACCGACCCAGGCGGGGCGAACGTTCGAGCCCCGGCGGGAAGTGCCTACCGGCTGAGGGCGATCTTCTCCCCTCGGAGGGAAGCGAACTGCAGCTCGTAAAGACGAGCGTAGATTCCCCCGCGCGCCAGGAGCTCCTCGTGGGTACCGCTTTCCCGGATTTCCCCCTTGTGGAGCACCAGGACCCGATCGGCGCCCTGCACCGTGGAGAGTCGATGTGCGACGATGAGGGCGGTGCGTCCGACCAGGAGCCTTTCGAGCGCGTTCTGCACCTCTCGCTCCGTTTCCGGGTCCACACTGGAGGTAGCCTCATCCAGCACGATGATCCGGGGGTTGTGAGCCAGCGCGCGAGCAAAAGCCAGAAGCTGCCTTTCCCCCAGGCTCAGACGGCTCCCCCTTTCGCGCACTTCCTCCTGGTATCCGCGCGGTAGCCTCTCGATGAAAGGATGGATGTTCAACGCCTCCGCAACCTGTCGAACAGCCGCTGAGGAGATGCGTGGGTCGCCCAGGCGGATGTTTTCCTCCACGCTCCCGGCAAAAAGGAAGACGTCCTGAGGTACCACCGCGATTCGGCGGCGCAGCTCGGGGAGGGGCCATCTTCGGATATCCACCCCATCGAGAAGGATAGCGCCCTTCTGGGGCTCGTAAAGGCGGGTCAGGAGGCTGAGGATGCTCGTCTTTCCGGCGCCCGTGGCCCCTACAAAGGCTACCCGCTCGCCGGGCGCCACACGAAAGGAGACGTTGCGGAGAACCCAGTCGTCCCCATTGTAGGCAAACCAGACGTTGCGGAACTCGATTTCCCCGCGCACCTCGGGCAGATGAACCGGCGAGCCCGAAGACTCAGGCTCCCCCCTCTCGTCCAGGAGCCGGAAGATGCGTTCCGACGAAGCCATGGCGGATTGCATGATGTTGTACTTCTCCGCCAGGTCGGAGAGCGGGCGGAAGAAGCGTTGGGCATACTGGATGAAGGCGACTACGGACCCAATGCTCAGGGTCCCCGCCTGCACTCCTTTTCCCCCGTACCACAGGATGAGCGCGATGGCCACCGCGCCCAGAAGTTCCACCACCGGGAAAAACACGGCGTGGTAGAAGATCGTACGCAGAAAGGCATCGAGATGGTCGAAATTGAGGCGGCGGAAGTGCTCGTGATTGCGCGTCTCGCGCCCGAAAAGCTGAACCACCGCCATCCCCGAGATGTTCTCCTGCAGGTAGGCATTGATCTTCGCGATCCGCACGCGAATCTCCCGGTAGGCATCGCGCACCTTGAGGCGAAAGGTGAAGGTTGCCACCGTGAGAAACGGCAGCACGAGGAAGCACACCAGGGCCAGCTTCCAGTGAAGCGATAGCATCACGGCAGCGATTCCCACCAGCGTGAACACGTCTCCGAAGACGGCCACCACTCCCGACGAGAGCATCTCGTTGAGATTCTCGACGTCCGTGGTCACACGCGTCATCAGTCGGCCTACGGGATTGCGGTCGAAGAAGCTCAGGGGGAGTCGCTGCAGGTGCGCGAAAATCTCCAGGCGGAGGTCGCGCATGATGTTCTGGCCCATCCACTGGATGGCATAGGACTGCGCCACCTCCACAACAAACTGAACGAGGAGGACCCCGAAGAACAAGGCGCTGATCCACGTGAGCCCACGCACCTGCCCCCTGGCGATGTACCCGTCGATGGCCACTTTGACCAGGTAGGGGCCTGCGATCTGCAGTCCCGAAAGAAGCAAGAGCAGGCCCACCGCGCCCGCTGCTACCCCGACGTACGGTCGTAGGTACCGCAGGAGTCGACGCATCAGGCGGGCGTCGTACGCCTTGCCGAGGACCTCCTCTTCACGAAAATCAACATTCGTCATCGGAATCCGAAACCCCACGCTGGAGAGCAGCCCCACGCCTGCCCCGTTGGGCGGAACAGACCGAAACTGCTCTCAAAGGATCGCCAGAGTGGCTTCCAGTCGCTGCTTCTCGTACATCTCCCAGTAGATACCCCGCAGGCGCAGGAGTTCGTCGTGCGTTCCGACCTCAGCGATCCGGCCCTCGTCCAGAACCACGATGAAGTCGAGATCCTTCACTACGGAGAGACGATGTGAAACGACAAGGATCGTACGGCCGCTCATAATGGACCGCAGATTGCGCAGGATGCGCTCTTCGGTGTCCGCGTCGACCGCGGAGAGAGCGTCGTCCAAGATCAGCACGGCCGGATCGCGGATGAGGGCGCGGGCCAGGGCCACTCTCTGCTTTTGCCCCCCGGAGAGGTTGATCCCACGCTCGCCCAGCACTGTTTCCAGCCCGTGCGGGAAGGAACGGATGTCTTCGGCCAGGCCGGCCATCTCCGCAGCCCACAGGATGCGCCCCTCATCGACTTCGGGCTCGCCGAAGGCAATGTTGGCGGCAATCGTGTCGGAGAAGAGGA
The DNA window shown above is from candidate division KSB1 bacterium and carries:
- a CDS encoding ABC transporter ATP-binding protein/permease yields the protein MTNVDFREEEVLGKAYDARLMRRLLRYLRPYVGVAAGAVGLLLLLSGLQIAGPYLVKVAIDGYIARGQVRGLTWISALFFGVLLVQFVVEVAQSYAIQWMGQNIMRDLRLEIFAHLQRLPLSFFDRNPVGRLMTRVTTDVENLNEMLSSGVVAVFGDVFTLVGIAAVMLSLHWKLALVCFLVLPFLTVATFTFRLKVRDAYREIRVRIAKINAYLQENISGMAVVQLFGRETRNHEHFRRLNFDHLDAFLRTIFYHAVFFPVVELLGAVAIALILWYGGKGVQAGTLSIGSVVAFIQYAQRFFRPLSDLAEKYNIMQSAMASSERIFRLLDERGEPESSGSPVHLPEVRGEIEFRNVWFAYNGDDWVLRNVSFRVAPGERVAFVGATGAGKTSILSLLTRLYEPQKGAILLDGVDIRRWPLPELRRRIAVVPQDVFLFAGSVEENIRLGDPRISSAAVRQVAEALNIHPFIERLPRGYQEEVRERGSRLSLGERQLLAFARALAHNPRIIVLDEATSSVDPETEREVQNALERLLVGRTALIVAHRLSTVQGADRVLVLHKGEIRESGTHEELLARGGIYARLYELQFASLRGEKIALSR